A window of the Glaciimonas sp. CA11.2 genome harbors these coding sequences:
- a CDS encoding DUF4019 domain-containing protein, protein MNQSLASKQYCAYVLLAVGVMVCNGNAYAQTLSLDGAVAAASQWATLADANQAERMWTASGPVMQKSINKEDWAKYLTNLRNDLGSLNGREWAEVVRVGQPTNLPKGDYVNVVFSSRFTKSPAGEAVSLMYAAGRWVPVGYVVHKVQPIAANGAAASATTK, encoded by the coding sequence ATGAATCAGTCCTTAGCGTCTAAACAATATTGTGCGTATGTTTTGCTGGCTGTTGGCGTGATGGTTTGCAATGGCAACGCGTATGCGCAAACATTGTCTCTGGATGGCGCTGTCGCGGCTGCATCACAGTGGGCGACTCTTGCAGATGCCAATCAGGCCGAACGTATGTGGACGGCTAGCGGGCCGGTAATGCAAAAAAGCATCAATAAAGAGGATTGGGCCAAGTATCTCACCAATCTACGCAATGACTTAGGTTCGCTTAATGGTCGGGAATGGGCGGAAGTCGTACGCGTGGGTCAACCAACAAACCTACCGAAAGGGGATTATGTAAATGTCGTATTTTCCTCTCGCTTCACTAAATCCCCTGCTGGAGAGGCTGTGTCATTAATGTACGCGGCTGGTCGTTGGGTGCCAGTCGGTTACGTGGTCCATAAGGTCCAACCTATCGCGGCTAACGGCGCAGCAGCGTCAGCGACAACAAAATAA
- the rpmG gene encoding 50S ribosomal protein L33: MAKSGRDKIKLESTAGTGHFYTTTKNKRTTPEKMSIMKFDPKVRKHVEYKETKIK, encoded by the coding sequence ATGGCGAAATCAGGCCGCGACAAAATCAAGTTAGAGTCGACTGCTGGTACAGGTCACTTCTACACGACTACCAAAAACAAGCGTACAACACCGGAAAAAATGTCGATCATGAAATTCGATCCGAAAGTTCGTAAGCACGTTGAGTATAAAGAGACAAAGATCAAGTAA
- the rpmB gene encoding 50S ribosomal protein L28: MARVCQVTGKKPMVGNNVSHANNKTKRRFLPNLQNRRIFVESENRWVSLRLSNAGLRVIDKLGIDVVLVDMRARGEKV, encoded by the coding sequence ATGGCACGTGTCTGCCAAGTCACCGGGAAGAAGCCGATGGTCGGCAACAATGTTTCCCATGCAAACAACAAGACAAAACGTCGCTTTTTGCCTAACCTGCAAAATCGTCGTATTTTTGTTGAGTCAGAAAACCGCTGGGTCTCCCTGCGCCTTTCCAACGCCGGTCTGCGCGTTATTGACAAACTCGGCATTGATGTCGTTTTAGTTGATATGCGTGCTCGTGGCGAAAAAGTCTAA
- the radC gene encoding RadC family protein, whose product MAITDWPLDQRPRERLIRLGPEALSDAELLAVFLRVGVTGKSAVDLARDMANHFGSLNRLFSATLSDFSAIHGLGPAKFAQLQAVLELARRALSEKLRDEGSFNSPTAVKQYLQLLISNKQYESFVVLFLDVKNCLIASKELFRGTLTHTSVYPREVVKAALAHNAASVMLAHNHPSGSPEPSQADRELTKVLKQALDLVDVRTLDHFIIAGSSVYSFAEHGFL is encoded by the coding sequence TTGGCTATTACTGACTGGCCGCTAGACCAACGCCCTCGCGAACGGCTCATCCGACTCGGACCTGAAGCGCTTTCCGATGCAGAACTATTAGCGGTTTTTTTAAGAGTCGGCGTGACCGGCAAAAGTGCGGTTGACCTTGCTCGCGACATGGCTAACCACTTTGGCTCGCTCAACCGCCTGTTTTCCGCCACGCTAAGCGATTTTTCAGCCATTCATGGTCTTGGCCCTGCCAAGTTTGCCCAATTGCAGGCTGTCCTTGAATTAGCAAGACGGGCGCTGAGCGAAAAACTACGGGATGAAGGTAGTTTCAATTCACCCACCGCCGTCAAACAATATCTGCAATTGTTAATATCAAACAAACAGTACGAATCATTTGTAGTACTTTTTTTAGATGTCAAAAATTGTCTGATTGCCTCAAAGGAATTGTTTCGGGGCACTCTGACGCATACTAGTGTTTATCCGCGCGAAGTAGTGAAGGCCGCCCTGGCACATAATGCAGCCAGCGTCATGCTTGCGCATAATCACCCATCCGGAAGCCCAGAGCCAAGTCAGGCGGATCGTGAATTGACCAAGGTGCTGAAACAGGCATTAGATTTAGTAGACGTACGCACTTTGGATCATTTCATCATCGCTGGGTCGTCTGTATACTCATTTGCAGAACACGGATTTTTATAA
- a CDS encoding peptidylprolyl isomerase: protein MPNSSLPVVTEASYLTLHYRLASQAGDDIVSTFKASPATLQFGMGQLAPFLENCLLGLPEGTHKTFELPPEQAFGPRNPDLVQRVSRATLKQNSQLGHEYRIGDLVDFAAPGGGQFAGVLREIDEQSALFDFNHPLAGQQVQFEVKIIGIL from the coding sequence ATGCCTAATTCTTCCTTACCAGTAGTAACCGAAGCGTCTTATTTGACTTTGCACTATCGTCTGGCCTCTCAGGCGGGTGATGATATTGTCAGCACCTTCAAGGCTTCTCCTGCGACTTTGCAATTTGGTATGGGACAGTTAGCGCCGTTTCTCGAAAATTGTTTGCTTGGCCTGCCAGAAGGAACGCACAAAACGTTCGAACTACCGCCTGAGCAAGCTTTTGGTCCTCGTAATCCTGATTTGGTACAACGAGTCTCCCGCGCCACCCTGAAGCAAAACTCGCAACTGGGACACGAGTATCGAATTGGCGATTTAGTTGATTTCGCAGCACCAGGAGGTGGTCAGTTCGCAGGTGTATTGCGTGAAATTGATGAGCAAAGTGCATTATTCGATTTCAATCATCCTTTAGCCGGTCAACAGGTTCAGTTTGAAGTAAAAATTATCGGTATTTTGTAA
- the ispH gene encoding 4-hydroxy-3-methylbut-2-enyl diphosphate reductase, giving the protein MDKEILLAQPRGFCAGVDRAIEIVERALIQFGAPIYVRHEIVHNAYVVADLRQKGAVFIEELADVPPGNTVIFSAHGVSKAVQAEAEQRGLKVFDATCPLVTKVHIEVAKMRREGREIIMIGHDGHPEVEGTMGQTEQGMHLVETVDDVEKLNVTDPEMLSYVSQTTLSVDDTADVIAALKRKYPNITEPKKGDICYATTNRQQAVKFMAPQVDVVIVVGSPNSSNSNRLREVAEKMGTAAYMVDNASQIDPAWLQDKPRIGLTAGASAPEVLVQAVIDRLKEYGAKSVRPLDGVEENVTFPMPKGLMRVENIKPQ; this is encoded by the coding sequence ATGGATAAAGAGATTTTGCTGGCACAACCACGCGGATTTTGTGCAGGTGTCGATCGTGCGATTGAAATAGTGGAACGTGCGCTGATACAGTTTGGCGCACCTATTTATGTACGTCACGAAATTGTGCATAACGCCTATGTAGTTGCTGATTTGCGCCAAAAAGGGGCGGTGTTTATTGAGGAATTGGCGGACGTTCCGCCCGGTAATACCGTCATTTTCTCGGCACATGGGGTCTCCAAAGCCGTTCAGGCAGAGGCGGAACAGCGTGGGTTAAAAGTATTTGATGCGACCTGTCCGTTAGTCACCAAGGTGCATATCGAAGTCGCCAAGATGCGCAGGGAAGGCCGCGAGATTATTATGATTGGGCACGACGGTCATCCAGAAGTGGAGGGCACGATGGGGCAGACAGAGCAAGGTATGCATTTAGTTGAAACCGTGGACGATGTTGAAAAACTCAACGTGACGGACCCCGAAATGTTATCTTACGTCTCACAGACCACGTTGTCTGTGGATGACACGGCAGATGTGATTGCCGCGCTCAAACGTAAATATCCCAATATTACCGAGCCAAAGAAGGGTGACATTTGCTACGCAACGACTAATCGTCAGCAAGCCGTCAAGTTCATGGCACCGCAAGTGGATGTTGTTATTGTTGTGGGAAGCCCGAATAGTTCTAATTCCAATCGTCTGCGTGAGGTAGCCGAAAAAATGGGAACCGCGGCCTATATGGTGGACAACGCGTCACAAATTGATCCAGCGTGGTTGCAAGATAAGCCACGAATAGGCTTAACAGCTGGCGCTTCGGCCCCTGAGGTATTGGTGCAAGCTGTCATTGATCGGCTCAAGGAGTACGGTGCAAAAAGTGTTCGCCCGCTGGACGGCGTTGAGGAAAATGTGACTTTTCCGATGCCTAAAGGTTTAATGCGCGTCGAAAACATCAAACCTCAATAG
- a CDS encoding branched-chain amino acid ABC transporter permease, with translation MDTFIQQIINGLVLGSMYALIALGYTMVYGVLNLINFAHGDILMIGAMVGLSILKLIQAYAPDLPGIVKLMIAIAGAIPVCVIVNLVIERIAYRPLRNAPRLAPLITAIGVSILLQTFAMMIWGRSPLAMPQVMPSDPVHILGALISPTQIMLLILATVAMVGLVLLVEKTKMGRAMRATAENPRVAGLMGVDSNRVIVMTFAIGAALAAVAGVMWGANYSSAQFAMGFVPGLKAFSAAVLGGIGNIYGAMLGGILLGLIESLGAGYIGDLTGNFLGSNYQDIFAFIVLIIVLTLRPSGIMGERVADRA, from the coding sequence ATGGATACCTTTATCCAACAAATTATCAATGGCTTAGTGCTGGGAAGCATGTACGCTTTGATCGCGCTGGGTTACACGATGGTGTACGGCGTTTTGAACCTGATTAATTTCGCCCATGGCGATATCTTAATGATCGGCGCGATGGTTGGTCTGTCGATTCTGAAGTTAATCCAGGCTTATGCGCCTGACTTACCTGGCATCGTCAAACTGATGATCGCTATTGCGGGCGCTATTCCGGTCTGTGTGATCGTCAATCTGGTTATCGAACGGATCGCATACCGGCCGTTACGCAATGCGCCGCGTCTGGCACCGTTGATCACCGCGATTGGTGTTTCTATTCTGTTGCAGACTTTTGCGATGATGATATGGGGACGCAGTCCTCTGGCAATGCCGCAAGTGATGCCATCTGATCCCGTGCATATATTGGGCGCGCTGATTTCTCCGACCCAGATCATGCTGTTGATATTGGCGACGGTTGCGATGGTCGGTCTGGTGTTGCTGGTGGAGAAAACTAAAATGGGTCGCGCCATGCGTGCTACTGCCGAAAATCCTCGGGTTGCCGGTCTCATGGGTGTTGACTCCAATCGCGTCATTGTGATGACGTTTGCGATTGGCGCTGCATTGGCGGCAGTCGCTGGCGTGATGTGGGGTGCTAATTATTCTTCGGCCCAATTTGCAATGGGCTTCGTACCGGGATTGAAGGCCTTTTCGGCTGCGGTCTTGGGCGGAATTGGCAATATTTACGGCGCGATGTTGGGTGGTATTTTGTTGGGGCTAATCGAAAGTCTGGGTGCTGGCTATATTGGTGATCTTACCGGCAATTTTCTCGGTAGTAATTACCAGGATATTTTTGCGTTCATCGTACTGATCATCGTACTGACCCTTCGTCCGTCCGGCATCATGGGCGAACGTGTGGCCGATCGAGCTTAA
- a CDS encoding ABC transporter permease subunit has protein sequence MANYFDTKQNPAKAYGSLAVLAVFLVAFPFVASMYGNSWVRIMDFALLYIMLALGLNIVVGFAGLLDLGYIAFYAIGAYMTGLLASPQFASVLESFVNTYPAVGNFLVMICGPEIVQNGIHLSLWVIVPLGAALAGLFGAILGAPTLKLRGDYLAIVTLGFGEIIRIFMNNLNAPVNITNGPQGINLIDPIHIFGVSLAGARGSNATVYFGGFGMPSVNAYYFLFLFLCVAIIFITVRLQHSRLGRAWVAIREDEIAAKAMGINTRNVKLLAFAMGASFAGVAGAMFASFQGFVSPESFSLTESIAVLAMVVLGGMGHIPGVVLGAVLLSALPEVLRHTVEPVQMAIFGKVLIDAEVLRQLLYGLAMVVIMLTRPSGLWPAPKHEDRPDTDVDKPAKSADVVAA, from the coding sequence ATGGCTAATTATTTCGATACGAAACAAAATCCGGCGAAAGCCTATGGCAGTTTGGCCGTCCTGGCGGTATTTTTGGTGGCGTTTCCATTTGTAGCCTCCATGTACGGTAACTCGTGGGTCCGAATCATGGACTTTGCGCTGCTGTACATTATGCTGGCGTTGGGACTCAATATTGTGGTCGGCTTTGCCGGTCTGCTTGATTTGGGCTACATCGCGTTTTATGCGATTGGCGCTTACATGACCGGTCTTCTGGCATCGCCGCAATTTGCGTCGGTGCTGGAATCCTTCGTCAATACTTATCCTGCAGTGGGGAATTTTCTGGTGATGATTTGTGGGCCAGAAATCGTCCAGAATGGTATCCATTTATCGCTGTGGGTGATTGTTCCGCTGGGCGCTGCGCTGGCCGGTTTGTTTGGTGCGATCCTTGGCGCGCCGACCTTGAAATTGCGCGGTGATTATTTGGCGATTGTCACGCTGGGCTTTGGTGAAATCATCCGAATTTTCATGAATAATCTGAACGCACCGGTGAATATTACCAACGGTCCGCAAGGGATCAACCTGATTGACCCGATCCATATTTTTGGCGTGTCGCTTGCTGGCGCACGTGGGTCGAACGCGACGGTTTATTTTGGTGGTTTCGGCATGCCTTCCGTCAATGCGTATTACTTTTTGTTCTTATTTCTTTGTGTCGCCATCATTTTTATCACCGTGCGTTTGCAGCACTCACGTCTTGGTCGGGCATGGGTTGCTATTCGCGAAGATGAAATTGCTGCCAAGGCGATGGGCATCAACACACGTAACGTCAAGTTGCTGGCGTTTGCGATGGGTGCGTCATTTGCGGGAGTTGCTGGCGCGATGTTTGCCTCGTTCCAGGGTTTTGTGTCACCTGAATCGTTCTCCTTGACCGAGTCGATCGCGGTATTAGCGATGGTGGTATTGGGCGGTATGGGACACATTCCGGGCGTCGTGTTGGGTGCTGTCTTGTTGTCGGCATTGCCGGAGGTATTGCGGCATACGGTAGAACCGGTCCAGATGGCGATTTTCGGTAAGGTCTTAATTGACGCAGAAGTATTGCGTCAATTGTTATATGGCCTGGCAATGGTGGTGATTATGCTGACCCGTCCATCTGGCTTGTGGCCTGCGCCAAAACACGAAGACCGGCCTGATACCGATGTCGATAAACCTGCGAAGTCAGCCGACGTCGTGGCGGCCTAA
- a CDS encoding ABC transporter ATP-binding protein, protein MSEQIILNISGVNKRFGGLQALSEVSIKILKGQIYGLIGPNGAGKTTLFNVITGLYQPDTGSFELSGKSYSPSAPHEVAKAGIARTFQNIRLFGEMTALENVMVGCHVRSHQGVFGAVFKHPAARREEAGIRARSMALLDFVGIARFADRTSRHLSYGDQRRLEIARALATEPQLLALDEPAAGMNATEKLGLRELLVKIKNEGKTILLIEHDVKLMMGLCDRMTVLDYGKPIAEGLPADIQKNPAVIEAYLGGGH, encoded by the coding sequence ATGAGCGAACAAATTATTCTGAATATCTCCGGCGTCAATAAGCGATTTGGCGGCCTGCAGGCATTGTCTGAAGTCAGCATCAAGATTTTGAAAGGCCAGATTTATGGTCTGATTGGTCCTAACGGCGCTGGCAAGACGACTTTATTTAATGTAATTACTGGCCTGTATCAGCCTGATACAGGGTCTTTTGAGCTATCTGGCAAGTCGTATTCACCTTCGGCACCACATGAGGTGGCGAAAGCGGGAATTGCTCGCACTTTCCAGAATATTCGTCTGTTTGGTGAAATGACCGCTCTCGAAAACGTCATGGTCGGTTGTCATGTCCGTAGCCATCAAGGCGTATTTGGTGCCGTATTTAAGCATCCTGCGGCACGCCGTGAAGAGGCAGGCATCCGCGCGCGTTCTATGGCGTTGCTTGATTTCGTTGGTATCGCACGTTTTGCGGATCGCACCTCGCGCCACCTGTCTTACGGCGACCAACGCCGTCTGGAGATTGCACGTGCGTTAGCGACCGAGCCGCAATTGCTGGCACTGGACGAACCCGCCGCCGGGATGAACGCCACCGAAAAGCTCGGCTTACGTGAGCTGCTGGTTAAAATCAAGAATGAAGGAAAAACCATTTTGTTGATCGAACATGACGTCAAACTGATGATGGGGCTATGCGACCGTATGACGGTGCTGGATTATGGCAAGCCGATTGCCGAAGGTTTGCCGGCGGACATCCAAAAGAATCCAGCTGTCATTGAAGCTTACTTGGGAGGTGGTCACTAA
- a CDS encoding ABC transporter ATP-binding protein yields MAENILRVDGLKVAYGGIKAVKGITLEVNKGELVTLIGANGAGKTTTLKAITGTLPNCKVEGTLHYLGQAIKGNHSFDLVKKNLAMVPEGRGVFTRMSIHENLLMGAYIRDDKAAIAADIDKWFGVFPRLKERSAQMAGTLSGGEQQMLAMARALMSHPTLLLLDEPSMGLSPIMVEKIFEVIRNVSAQGITILLVEQNAKLALEAAHRGYVMDSGLVTMSGNAKDMLNDPKVQAAYLGEG; encoded by the coding sequence ATGGCTGAGAATATTCTGCGCGTTGATGGGCTAAAAGTGGCATACGGCGGTATCAAAGCAGTTAAAGGCATTACTCTCGAGGTCAACAAAGGGGAGTTAGTGACGTTGATTGGTGCCAATGGTGCAGGCAAAACCACGACGCTTAAAGCTATTACCGGCACCTTACCAAACTGTAAAGTTGAAGGCACGCTGCACTATTTGGGTCAGGCGATCAAGGGTAATCACTCGTTCGATCTCGTCAAGAAAAATCTAGCAATGGTGCCGGAAGGCCGTGGTGTTTTTACGCGGATGAGCATTCACGAAAACTTGTTGATGGGCGCTTATATTCGCGACGACAAGGCTGCTATTGCTGCGGATATCGATAAATGGTTCGGTGTGTTTCCTCGTCTAAAAGAGCGTTCGGCGCAGATGGCGGGAACGTTGTCGGGCGGCGAACAGCAAATGCTCGCCATGGCGCGCGCACTGATGAGTCATCCGACACTATTATTGCTGGATGAACCGTCGATGGGCTTGTCTCCAATCATGGTAGAGAAAATCTTTGAAGTAATCCGTAATGTGTCGGCGCAAGGCATTACTATTTTGCTGGTTGAGCAGAATGCTAAGTTGGCATTGGAGGCAGCACATCGCGGTTATGTGATGGATTCCGGCCTGGTCACGATGAGCGGTAATGCTAAAGACATGCTGAATGATCCAAAAGTTCAAGCGGCATATTTGGGCGAAGGCTAA
- a CDS encoding lytic transglycosylase domain-containing protein, translating into MLARSIKVGTTRVRVGPHKTPLDAVKQLGTQSASLTVNALSTARSTVSDVIGSTGMAGMAVLMVGLISVIGVTTLVAKPELVDGFKGLSAFMPTSQIRSALPAVSAVDESDVVDTEARTANNLAAIAETVAQNPSNQPQLGKAKSPIMKTSDAHQQQWVTNWLSKRYRVASDATNMFVSTAYKTAKETKLDPLLILAVMAIESGLNPFAESPVGAQGLMQVMSKVHQEKFENFGGVKAALNPAANIKVGSLILKDYVVQGGSVEAGLKRYVGAAAFANDGGYGSRVLAEYRRLQDVATGKNVSSRGAVVPNFAPKQRPVHVVTQAPATTPDEVSTMPAEAAADVKDFKRHQSESTSDHNAVI; encoded by the coding sequence TTGTTAGCACGATCAATAAAAGTAGGAACTACAAGGGTCAGAGTCGGCCCTCATAAAACACCGTTAGATGCAGTAAAACAACTAGGCACTCAATCTGCCAGTCTGACAGTAAATGCACTATCGACTGCCCGGAGCACCGTAAGCGACGTCATTGGTAGCACTGGCATGGCAGGTATGGCTGTGCTAATGGTTGGACTGATTTCCGTTATCGGTGTAACAACCTTAGTCGCAAAACCAGAGTTAGTCGACGGATTTAAAGGTCTTTCGGCATTTATGCCGACTAGCCAGATACGGTCTGCGCTGCCAGCGGTATCAGCAGTCGATGAGAGCGATGTGGTTGATACTGAAGCGCGTACCGCCAATAATCTGGCTGCAATCGCTGAGACAGTGGCGCAGAACCCGTCAAATCAGCCTCAATTGGGTAAAGCAAAGAGCCCAATTATGAAAACGTCGGATGCGCATCAGCAACAGTGGGTCACCAACTGGCTGTCAAAACGTTATCGCGTGGCCAGTGACGCGACGAATATGTTTGTCAGCACCGCGTACAAGACTGCTAAGGAAACCAAACTTGATCCGCTTCTGATTTTAGCCGTGATGGCGATCGAATCGGGATTGAACCCGTTTGCCGAAAGTCCTGTTGGCGCGCAAGGACTCATGCAAGTAATGTCAAAAGTTCATCAAGAAAAATTTGAGAACTTTGGTGGTGTAAAAGCGGCCCTTAATCCAGCTGCCAATATTAAGGTCGGATCGCTCATCCTGAAGGATTACGTCGTTCAAGGCGGCTCAGTTGAGGCTGGTCTAAAACGTTACGTTGGTGCGGCGGCTTTTGCCAATGATGGCGGCTACGGCAGTCGTGTACTTGCCGAGTATCGTCGCCTGCAAGATGTTGCCACAGGGAAAAACGTATCCTCGCGCGGTGCCGTGGTTCCGAACTTCGCACCAAAACAACGTCCTGTGCACGTTGTGACGCAAGCGCCGGCGACTACTCCTGATGAGGTGAGTACAATGCCGGCAGAAGCAGCCGCAGATGTCAAAGACTTCAAACGGCATCAATCGGAATCAACATCTGATCATAATGCTGTTATTTAA
- the ubiD gene encoding 4-hydroxy-3-polyprenylbenzoate decarboxylase: MKYTDLRDFIVKLEQLGELKRVSVPVSPFLEMTEICDRTLRASGPALLFESPTGHTIPVLGNLFGTPRRVALGMGVDDVSELRRIGHVLARLKEPEPPKDFKDLLGLGSLVKSLWDMAPKERRSAPCQEIVWEGNDVDLAKLPIQHCWPGDVAPLITWGLVITKGPHKKRQNLGIYRQQVLSRNKVIMRWLAHRGGALDFREHAIATGGKPYPIAVALGADPATILGAVTPVPDSLSEYQFAGLLRGSRTELVKAVGSELRVPASAEIVLEGHINPDPNHPSGYEMALEGPFGDHTGYYNEQDYFPVFTIDRITMRPSPIYHSTYTGKPPDEPAVLGVALNEVFIPLLQKQFTEIIDFYLPPEGCSYRMAVVQIKKAYAGHAKRVMFGVWSFLRQFMYTKFIIVVDEDVNIRNWNEVIWAITTRVDPLRDTTLVDNTPIDYLDFASPVSGLGSKMGIDATNKWPGETTREWGTTISMTKEVKARVDQIWQELGL, translated from the coding sequence ATGAAATATACCGATTTACGTGATTTTATTGTCAAGTTGGAGCAGTTAGGAGAGTTGAAACGTGTTTCTGTCCCCGTTTCTCCCTTTCTTGAAATGACGGAAATATGTGATCGGACCCTTCGCGCGTCCGGTCCGGCATTGCTATTTGAAAGCCCCACTGGCCACACAATTCCGGTTTTGGGTAACTTATTTGGAACTCCTCGACGTGTCGCGTTGGGTATGGGGGTCGACGATGTCAGCGAGTTGCGTCGTATTGGGCACGTTTTGGCACGCTTGAAAGAGCCAGAGCCTCCAAAGGATTTTAAGGATTTATTGGGCCTGGGCTCTTTAGTGAAATCGCTATGGGATATGGCGCCTAAAGAGCGTCGTTCGGCACCATGTCAGGAAATAGTCTGGGAAGGTAACGATGTTGATCTCGCAAAATTGCCAATTCAGCATTGCTGGCCAGGGGATGTTGCACCATTAATTACATGGGGCCTGGTGATTACTAAAGGGCCGCATAAAAAACGTCAGAATCTTGGTATTTACCGCCAACAAGTGCTGTCGCGGAATAAGGTCATCATGCGCTGGTTGGCGCATCGCGGTGGTGCGCTTGACTTTCGTGAGCATGCAATTGCCACTGGCGGCAAACCGTATCCAATAGCGGTCGCGCTCGGCGCCGATCCCGCTACTATATTAGGAGCCGTGACGCCGGTTCCGGACAGCTTGTCTGAATATCAGTTTGCAGGATTATTGCGTGGCAGTCGCACCGAGTTGGTAAAAGCTGTTGGATCTGAATTGCGCGTTCCGGCTTCGGCAGAAATTGTGCTGGAAGGCCATATCAATCCAGACCCCAATCATCCTTCTGGCTATGAAATGGCGCTTGAGGGGCCGTTCGGAGATCACACCGGTTATTACAACGAGCAAGATTATTTTCCGGTATTTACGATTGATCGTATTACGATGCGCCCGTCACCGATTTATCATTCGACTTATACCGGCAAACCGCCTGATGAGCCCGCGGTGCTCGGCGTGGCGTTAAATGAAGTTTTTATTCCATTATTGCAAAAACAGTTTACCGAAATAATCGATTTCTATTTGCCGCCTGAAGGATGCAGCTACCGCATGGCCGTGGTCCAAATCAAGAAGGCGTACGCCGGTCATGCCAAGCGGGTTATGTTTGGGGTATGGAGTTTTTTGCGGCAGTTTATGTACACCAAATTTATTATTGTGGTCGATGAGGATGTCAATATTCGCAACTGGAACGAAGTGATCTGGGCAATCACAACACGGGTTGATCCATTGCGTGACACCACGTTGGTTGATAACACGCCGATAGATTATCTGGATTTCGCCTCTCCGGTCAGTGGCTTAGGAAGCAAGATGGGGATTGATGCCACGAATAAATGGCCCGGTGAAACGACGCGTGAATGGGGGACAACTATTTCGATGACGAAAGAGGTGAAGGCGCGCGTGGATCAAATATGGCAAGAGTTGGGCTTATAG
- a CDS encoding efflux RND transporter periplasmic adaptor subunit, giving the protein MRVSYKYSLILAGLALICSAGYVGMRGKPPGTSTVSEQAPQMVRTSIAEQKTVPITVFANGYVTAINTVDVRPQIQNVVRQVHVLEGQDVKANQLLFTLDDRSDTSGVDKARAQLAMDKANLNDAEMVLKRNQDLLAQKFVSQAVVDSATNKVNSLRSVVQADQAMVQSSSIALGFNQIKASISGRIGAISVHPGSLAQPSGVAMVTISQLDPIAVSFSLPEKELQSIRASYPNGDAPVTVQISAKQQLVGKLIFIDNTADTQSGTIRMKAQFDNAKRIMWPGTYVNVRLVSRTLTDAVIIPAQSIVTGPTNKFVYLVSADNTVKMQALEVAEIANGHAAVTGLTVGSRVVIEGMQNLRPGVLVKESQAKLPATGPEVAI; this is encoded by the coding sequence ATGCGCGTCTCTTATAAGTATTCTCTTATTTTAGCGGGACTGGCATTAATCTGTTCGGCTGGTTATGTTGGTATGCGCGGAAAGCCTCCTGGCACTTCAACAGTAAGTGAACAAGCTCCGCAAATGGTTAGAACCAGTATCGCGGAACAAAAAACGGTGCCGATTACGGTTTTTGCGAACGGATATGTTACCGCTATCAATACCGTAGACGTTCGCCCTCAAATCCAAAACGTAGTGCGACAAGTCCACGTACTGGAAGGGCAGGACGTCAAGGCCAACCAGCTTCTGTTTACCCTTGATGATCGTAGCGATACGTCAGGTGTTGACAAGGCGCGGGCGCAACTGGCTATGGATAAAGCCAATCTGAATGACGCGGAAATGGTGTTAAAGCGCAATCAGGATTTGCTGGCGCAAAAATTTGTCTCGCAAGCGGTGGTGGATAGCGCGACGAACAAAGTTAATTCTCTGCGTAGTGTGGTTCAAGCGGATCAGGCCATGGTTCAGTCTAGTAGTATTGCTTTGGGTTTTAATCAAATTAAAGCCAGTATTAGCGGTCGCATCGGCGCTATCAGTGTACATCCCGGCAGTTTGGCCCAGCCGAGTGGCGTGGCGATGGTCACGATATCCCAGCTGGATCCGATAGCAGTCAGCTTTTCGCTCCCGGAAAAAGAACTCCAGTCGATACGCGCCAGCTATCCAAATGGCGATGCACCAGTTACGGTGCAAATATCAGCTAAGCAGCAGTTAGTAGGCAAACTCATTTTTATCGACAATACGGCCGATACGCAAAGCGGAACTATTCGGATGAAAGCGCAGTTCGATAACGCCAAGCGCATTATGTGGCCCGGCACCTATGTTAACGTCCGTCTTGTTTCCCGCACGTTGACCGACGCTGTCATTATTCCTGCGCAGTCTATTGTGACAGGCCCAACCAACAAATTTGTCTATTTGGTGAGTGCGGATAATACGGTCAAAATGCAAGCACTTGAGGTCGCTGAAATTGCGAATGGGCATGCCGCTGTGACCGGCCTGACTGTCGGTAGTCGGGTAGTTATTGAGGGTATGCAGAATCTGCGTCCCGGAGTATTGGTAAAAGAATCTCAGGCAAAACTACCAGCAACAGGGCCGGAAGTAGCTATATGA